Proteins from one Ranitomeya variabilis isolate aRanVar5 chromosome 1, aRanVar5.hap1, whole genome shotgun sequence genomic window:
- the LOC143797550 gene encoding olfactory receptor 12D1-like: protein MKIHNWTSIDGFILLGITDVPDLQIFLFITFLMFYLFNLSGNLSIVLLIIIEQSLYKPMYFFLGNLSFLDVFYSTTTVPKMLSGLLLGDKMISVFGCIAQLHFFHFLGSTEALLLSSMSYDRYVAICNPLRYHVLMGRTSCIQLASSCWLIGFLYSLLQTIITFRLPYCNKKQVTHFYCDIKPVIKLACANTKQSELLVTGIFAFVGACTVPMITVSYMYIGSHLLKIRSRQERRKAFSTCTSHIIVVFLYFGTALGTYLGPTTQNSLEKERMSAILVTVITPALNPLIYTLRNKEVMKSFQRLLARKQQCVKCY from the coding sequence ATGAAAATACACAACTGGACTTCCATAGATGGTTTCATTCTTTTGGGCATCACTGATGTTCCAGACCTTCAAATCTTCCTTTTTATAACTTTTCTCATGTTTTATCTATTTAATTTATCAGGAAACCTCAGCATTGTTCTTCTCATTATTATCGAACAGTCTCTTTACAAACCAATGTATTTTTTCTTGGGTAACCTTTCATTTTTGGATGTCTTCTATTCAACTACCACTGTGCCCAAGATGCTGTCGGGCTTACTTCTAGGTGACAAGATGATATCAGTCTTTGGTTGCATAGCTCAACTCCACTTTTTCCACTTTCTGGGCAGCACTGAGGCCCTTCTTCTTTCTTCAATGTCTTATGATAGATATGTTGCCATTTGTAACCCTCTTAGATATCATGTCCTTATGGGTAGAACGTCTTGCATCCAGTTGGCTTCTAGCTGTTGGCTCATTGGTTTTCTATACTCTTTACTGCAAACCATTATTACTTTCAGGTTACCTTATTGTAACAAAAAGCAAGTTACACATTTCTATTGTGACATAAAACCTGTTATAAAACTGGCTTGTGCAAATACTAAGCAAAGTGAACTTCTAGTGACAGGGATTTTTGCTTTTGTGGGTGCCTGTACAGTTCCAATGATCACCGTGTCCTATATGTACATTGGAAGCCATCTCTTGAAAATTCGATCAAGGCAGGAGAGACGAAAAGCCTTCTCCACTTGTACTTCTCACATTATCGTTGTTTTTCTATATTTTGGAACAGCTTTGGGAACGTACCTGGGTCCAACCACACAGAACTCATTAGAAAAAGAAAGAATGAGTGCCATATTGGTCACTGTTATTACACCAGCATTAAACCCGCTTATTTACACACTGAGAAACAAAGAAGTAATGAAGTCTTTTCAAAGGCTATTGGCTCGAAAACAACAATGTGTAAAATGTTATTGA